The proteins below come from a single Cupriavidus sp. WKF15 genomic window:
- a CDS encoding IS5 family transposase, which yields MKRQISFAEAESHGKKRVTRRERFLTEMESLVPWTRLIAAVEPYYPKGKRGRPPIGLERMLRIYFLQQWYGLSDEALEDALYDSMAMRAFAGVDLAVEAVPDATTLLKFRRLLVEHELTRKLFDEIGIMLCERGLMMKEGTIVDATIIEAPPSTKNKEKSRDPEMHQTKKGNEWHFGMKAHVGVDAASRLVHSVVGTAANESDVSQAHALLHGHEKLAFGDAGYTVVDKRKEMQGKSVKWRVAVKRGKIKAMRDGAFKELLIAVERTKAQIRARVEHPFHVIKNLFGHRKVRYKGLVKNTAQLFSLFGLANLVLARKLLLAS from the coding sequence ATGAAGCGACAGATCAGTTTTGCGGAAGCGGAAAGCCACGGCAAGAAGCGGGTGACGCGACGCGAGCGCTTCCTGACGGAGATGGAGAGTTTGGTGCCGTGGACGCGCCTGATTGCGGCGGTCGAGCCGTACTACCCCAAGGGCAAACGTGGACGGCCGCCGATCGGTCTGGAGCGGATGCTGCGCATCTACTTCCTGCAGCAGTGGTACGGGTTGTCGGACGAAGCGCTGGAAGACGCGCTGTACGACAGCATGGCGATGCGGGCGTTTGCCGGGGTCGACCTGGCGGTCGAAGCGGTGCCAGACGCGACCACGCTGCTGAAGTTTCGCCGCCTGCTCGTCGAGCATGAACTGACGCGAAAGCTGTTCGACGAGATCGGCATCATGTTGTGCGAGCGGGGGCTGATGATGAAGGAAGGCACGATTGTGGATGCCACTATCATCGAGGCGCCGCCGTCGACCAAGAACAAGGAGAAGAGCCGCGACCCGGAGATGCACCAGACCAAGAAGGGTAATGAATGGCATTTTGGTATGAAGGCACATGTCGGCGTGGATGCGGCTTCGCGGCTGGTGCACAGCGTGGTGGGCACGGCGGCCAACGAGTCGGATGTGTCGCAGGCGCATGCCTTGCTGCATGGCCACGAGAAGCTCGCGTTTGGCGACGCGGGCTACACGGTCGTGGACAAGCGCAAGGAGATGCAAGGCAAGTCCGTGAAGTGGCGGGTGGCCGTCAAGCGCGGCAAGATCAAGGCGATGCGTGACGGTGCGTTCAAGGAGCTCCTGATCGCCGTGGAGCGGACCAAGGCCCAGATTCGGGCGCGGGTCGAGCATCCGTTCCACGTCATCAAGAATCTCTTCGGTCATCGCAAGGTTCGCTACAAGGGCCTGGTCAAGAACACGGCGCAGTTGTTCAGCCTGTTTGGTCTGGCGAATCTGGTGCTCGCCAGGAAGCTGTTGTTGGCCTCATAG
- a CDS encoding TetR/AcrR family transcriptional regulator translates to MGHSQAEKAASRERILDEAARQISERGLDSVAVAELMQNAGLTKGAFYGHFESRDAMIAEAARRAMDRGQTKLDALFSRKKKPTLEQVVDTWLDPAHVADPTGGCGICTLAGEARYAGPQVQQVIAEQFNKNVQQIAQTIGSGEAATARATAILTAIVGAVSMSRAAGDASLARQILANTKVLIMQANPTAI, encoded by the coding sequence ATGGGACATTCACAAGCAGAGAAGGCGGCCAGCCGAGAGCGCATCCTGGACGAAGCCGCACGTCAGATAAGCGAACGAGGGCTTGATAGCGTTGCTGTGGCGGAGTTGATGCAGAACGCGGGCCTCACCAAGGGGGCCTTCTATGGGCATTTCGAGTCTCGCGACGCAATGATTGCCGAGGCGGCCAGGCGCGCCATGGATAGAGGCCAGACCAAGCTCGATGCGCTTTTTTCGCGCAAGAAGAAACCCACTCTTGAACAAGTAGTGGATACGTGGCTTGATCCCGCTCATGTGGCCGATCCGACGGGCGGCTGCGGCATTTGCACGCTCGCCGGAGAAGCACGCTACGCAGGCCCGCAGGTCCAGCAGGTCATTGCCGAACAGTTCAACAAAAACGTGCAGCAGATTGCGCAGACCATCGGCAGCGGCGAGGCGGCGACCGCCCGCGCAACGGCGATTCTCACCGCCATCGTCGGCGCGGTGAGTATGTCGCGGGCGGCGGGTGACGCCAGCCTTGCACGGCAGATTCTCGCAAACACAAAGGTGCTAATCATGCAGGCCAACCCTACTGCGATTTGA
- a CDS encoding DJ-1/PfpI family protein: MHIAILAFEGFNELDSLIAFNILNRVTQSDWRVSIASPTATIRSMNGLVMESQASLEEACEADAVLVGSGVRTRDVVADTALMSQLKLDPTRQLLGAQCSGTLILARLGLLGDVPACTDLTTKSWVQEAGVAVLDQPFVAHGNVATAGGCLSAPYLAAWFIARLKGVDAACSAIHYVAPVGEKDAFVARALRNISPFL, from the coding sequence GTGCACATCGCCATCCTGGCCTTCGAAGGCTTCAACGAACTCGACTCGCTGATCGCCTTCAACATCCTTAACCGGGTCACGCAGTCGGACTGGCGCGTGTCGATCGCCAGTCCGACTGCCACCATACGTTCGATGAACGGCCTGGTGATGGAGTCGCAGGCCTCGCTCGAGGAGGCCTGCGAGGCGGACGCGGTGCTGGTCGGTAGCGGGGTGCGCACGCGCGATGTTGTCGCCGATACGGCACTGATGTCGCAATTGAAGCTGGACCCGACACGTCAGTTGCTCGGTGCGCAATGTTCGGGGACGTTGATACTCGCTAGACTCGGCTTGCTGGGCGACGTGCCGGCGTGCACAGACCTGACCACGAAGTCGTGGGTGCAGGAAGCCGGAGTCGCCGTGCTGGATCAGCCATTTGTGGCCCATGGGAACGTGGCGACTGCGGGCGGTTGCTTGTCGGCGCCGTATCTGGCTGCCTGGTTCATCGCACGACTGAAAGGCGTGGATGCTGCGTGCAGTGCGATTCACTACGTCGCGCCGGTCGGGGAGAAGGACGCCTTTGTGGCGCGCGCGCTGCGGAACATTTCGCCATTCCTCTGA
- a CDS encoding MATE family efflux transporter, producing the protein MTTLVSVAETYFVSALGVKAIAAASLVVPVMVMMTTIASAGIGGGVSSTIARATGARRQDEAESLAWHAVITGAMAGALSSLVVLLAGPALYRSLGGSGPSLDQAVLYSNILFGGAIPFWILLLLQAALRGAGNVKVPAMIILGGAVAGLILSPVLINGWLGAPRMGVAGAGVAQVLCNIAALGVVVVYMRLPSSTLRLRRYPLQRKHFSAMLGVGLLSSINAVMSATSVNALTAAAGAVSVAAIAGYGIASRLELLLVPVMFGFGTAAITLVGTNLGAGNVARARRVAIVNVLFVAGVVGLGGLVVSLFPQLWLGLFTSDSAVMAVGAQYLHLVAPFYAAIGVIFELYFAGQGAQRILWPMTASVVRCVFALTAMVLVLQGYASLHTAFVLVAVSIAVAATISLVGFLRTRWDR; encoded by the coding sequence ATGACGACCTTGGTCAGTGTCGCCGAGACCTATTTTGTCAGCGCACTAGGCGTGAAAGCGATCGCCGCCGCATCCCTGGTGGTTCCCGTCATGGTCATGATGACCACGATAGCGAGTGCCGGCATCGGGGGCGGGGTGTCGTCGACGATCGCCCGCGCCACCGGCGCCCGCCGCCAGGACGAGGCGGAAAGCCTGGCCTGGCATGCGGTGATCACCGGCGCCATGGCAGGTGCACTGTCCTCCCTGGTGGTGCTGTTGGCCGGACCGGCACTGTACCGCAGCCTGGGTGGCAGCGGACCATCGCTGGACCAGGCGGTGCTCTACTCCAACATCCTGTTTGGAGGCGCGATCCCGTTCTGGATACTCCTGCTGCTGCAGGCGGCGCTGCGCGGCGCCGGCAACGTCAAGGTGCCGGCGATGATCATCCTGGGCGGCGCAGTTGCCGGCCTGATACTGTCACCGGTACTGATTAACGGCTGGCTGGGTGCGCCCCGCATGGGTGTGGCGGGCGCCGGCGTCGCCCAGGTGCTGTGCAATATCGCCGCGCTGGGCGTGGTGGTCGTCTACATGCGTTTGCCCTCGTCAACGTTGCGCCTGCGCCGCTATCCGCTGCAACGCAAGCATTTCAGTGCGATGCTTGGCGTCGGCTTGCTGTCGTCGATCAACGCCGTCATGTCGGCCACCTCAGTCAACGCGCTGACCGCTGCGGCCGGTGCCGTGAGCGTCGCCGCCATCGCCGGCTACGGCATTGCCTCACGCCTCGAGCTGCTGCTGGTGCCGGTGATGTTCGGATTCGGAACCGCCGCGATCACGCTGGTGGGCACGAACCTGGGTGCGGGCAACGTGGCGCGTGCCCGGCGCGTGGCGATCGTGAACGTACTGTTTGTTGCCGGCGTGGTTGGCCTGGGCGGACTGGTTGTCTCGCTCTTCCCGCAACTCTGGCTGGGCTTGTTTACCAGCGATAGCGCCGTGATGGCGGTGGGCGCCCAATACCTGCATCTGGTAGCGCCTTTCTATGCGGCGATCGGCGTGATTTTCGAGCTCTACTTTGCAGGTCAGGGCGCACAACGCATCCTCTGGCCGATGACCGCAAGTGTGGTGCGCTGCGTATTTGCGCTGACTGCCATGGTGCTGGTCCTGCAAGGCTACGCAAGCTTGCATACGGCTTTCGTACTGGTGGCCGTCAGCATTGCCGTGGCAGCGACCATTAGTCTGGTTGGATTTCTGCGGACCCGCTGGGACCGCTAG
- a CDS encoding PHA-granule associated protein 4 → MTRASAKSRSEALRLLDSTEITTLDLQYESGWQDAIELARLGDQVGIRVAYRGHESIAVSSRAALIAGLQRPKTTFRQRNLYCQFNLDRLAANALAALEAKASSFGDYILAGHLLREVDAEWTE, encoded by the coding sequence GTGACGAGAGCAAGCGCGAAGAGCAGAAGTGAAGCACTGCGTCTTCTCGATAGCACGGAGATAACCACGCTCGACTTGCAGTATGAGTCAGGGTGGCAGGACGCCATCGAACTCGCCCGCCTTGGCGACCAGGTTGGGATACGCGTCGCGTATCGCGGTCACGAGAGCATTGCGGTCAGTTCGCGAGCAGCATTGATTGCTGGCCTCCAGCGCCCGAAGACGACGTTCCGGCAACGAAACCTGTACTGCCAGTTCAATCTAGACCGGCTCGCAGCTAATGCCCTGGCGGCATTGGAAGCGAAGGCAAGTAGTTTTGGGGACTACATTCTCGCGGGGCACCTGCTGCGGGAGGTTGATGCGGAATGGACCGAGTAA
- the phaP gene encoding TIGR01841 family phasin (Members of this family are phasins (small proteins associated with inclusions such as PHA granules). Note that several different families of phasins have been named PhaP despite very little sequence similarity to each other.), translating to MSTPIPEQSISAQKAGVERLLGLATIAFEGIEKLAELNLQVVKSTIAENHEILGKTLSANNQQEWASLPVHLTQPIAEKAASYSRQVSEILSSIHGEFSTAAQAHLQQCQRDTQELFENLAKNAPTGSESVLVAWQSAFSTPAGASDETAKNTTKHLAHDKGVGPAL from the coding sequence ATGAGCACTCCCATCCCCGAACAATCCATCTCCGCGCAGAAAGCGGGCGTGGAAAGGCTCCTTGGTCTGGCGACCATAGCCTTCGAAGGCATCGAAAAGCTGGCTGAGCTAAATCTGCAAGTAGTCAAATCAACTATCGCCGAAAATCATGAAATCCTGGGCAAGACGCTTTCGGCCAACAACCAGCAAGAGTGGGCTTCCCTGCCTGTGCACCTGACCCAGCCCATAGCCGAAAAGGCGGCATCGTACAGCCGGCAGGTCTCCGAAATCCTGTCGAGCATTCACGGCGAATTCTCGACGGCCGCCCAAGCGCACCTCCAGCAATGTCAGCGCGATACGCAAGAGTTATTCGAAAACCTCGCGAAGAACGCGCCCACAGGAAGCGAATCTGTCCTAGTAGCATGGCAATCGGCCTTTTCGACGCCCGCCGGCGCGTCCGACGAAACGGCCAAGAACACCACAAAGCATTTGGCCCACGACAAAGGTGTTGGCCCTGCCCTATAG
- a CDS encoding DUF302 domain-containing protein: protein MTIFARIERAEAARNAGLAMPLTHGNAKRGTPLMLAAPSVALDLPLVRDDCQGSIWVSFYTAEELEGAHPLPAGSVAPLTMAQRQILDTVGAQGAPGRFIQPGPCSG, encoded by the coding sequence ATGACGATCTTCGCACGGATCGAACGTGCTGAGGCCGCACGCAACGCCGGTCTGGCAATGCCGCTGACCCATGGCAACGCCAAGCGGGGAACGCCATTGATGCTCGCGGCACCCAGCGTTGCGCTGGACTTGCCCCTGGTGCGCGATGACTGCCAGGGCAGTATCTGGGTGAGCTTCTACACCGCCGAGGAACTGGAAGGCGCTCACCCATTGCCGGCCGGCAGCGTAGCGCCGCTGACTATGGCGCAGAGGCAGATTCTTGACACGGTGGGCGCGCAAGGCGCCCCGGGGCGATTTATCCAGCCAGGCCCTTGTTCGGGTTGA
- a CDS encoding IS256 family transposase, which yields MTDTTVNKKSKNPKAPKLFPDELIDQLLAQVQSKDAESILGESGLAGQLKKQLAERMLAAELSHHLDNEAEQGKTGNHRNGTSPKTVLTPNGELNLDIPRDRQATFEPQLVGKYQRRLPGFDDHVISMYARGMSVREIQGHLLELYGLQVSPDLISTVTDEVLADVEQWQQRPLEAMYPIVYFDALRLKIRDEGTVKNKAVYLALGIRADGRKEVLGLWIEQTEGAKFWLKVFNELKNRGLHDVLIAVVDGLRGFPEAIEAVYPAAQIQTCIVHLIRNSLNLASWKDRKPLAAALKPIYQAATAEAAAAALDTFAGSEWGRKFPTVAAMWQRQWEQVIPFFVYPPEVRRIIYTTNAIESMHMQLRKIVKNRGHFPSDEAASKLLYLALRNIEKDWKMPPITWRQAVNQFAILFGERFTSAMS from the coding sequence ATGACCGACACGACAGTGAACAAGAAGAGCAAGAACCCGAAGGCACCGAAGCTGTTTCCCGATGAGCTGATCGATCAACTGCTGGCCCAGGTGCAGAGCAAGGATGCCGAGTCGATCCTGGGCGAATCGGGCTTGGCCGGCCAGCTCAAGAAGCAGTTGGCCGAGCGTATGCTCGCCGCCGAGTTGAGTCACCATCTGGATAACGAGGCCGAGCAAGGCAAGACCGGCAACCACCGCAACGGCACCAGCCCCAAGACGGTCCTGACGCCCAACGGTGAGCTGAATCTGGATATTCCGCGCGATCGGCAGGCGACGTTCGAGCCCCAATTGGTCGGCAAGTATCAACGCCGGCTGCCTGGCTTCGACGACCACGTCATCAGCATGTATGCGCGCGGCATGAGCGTGCGCGAGATTCAGGGCCATCTGCTGGAGCTGTACGGGCTGCAGGTATCGCCCGATCTGATTTCCACGGTCACCGACGAGGTGCTGGCTGACGTCGAGCAATGGCAGCAACGCCCGCTCGAGGCCATGTATCCGATCGTGTACTTTGACGCGCTACGACTGAAGATTCGCGACGAAGGCACGGTCAAGAACAAGGCGGTCTATCTGGCGCTGGGCATCCGCGCCGACGGCCGCAAGGAAGTGCTAGGTCTGTGGATCGAGCAAACCGAAGGCGCCAAGTTCTGGCTGAAGGTCTTCAACGAACTGAAGAACCGCGGCTTGCACGACGTCCTGATCGCGGTGGTCGACGGCTTGCGCGGCTTCCCCGAGGCGATCGAGGCGGTCTATCCGGCCGCGCAAATCCAGACCTGCATCGTGCATCTGATCCGCAATTCGCTGAATCTGGCGAGCTGGAAGGACCGTAAGCCGTTGGCTGCCGCGCTCAAGCCGATCTATCAGGCCGCCACGGCCGAGGCGGCGGCCGCAGCGCTCGACACCTTTGCGGGAAGTGAGTGGGGACGCAAATTCCCTACCGTCGCGGCCATGTGGCAGCGCCAATGGGAACAGGTGATTCCCTTCTTCGTCTATCCGCCTGAGGTGCGTCGAATCATCTATACGACAAACGCCATCGAGAGCATGCACATGCAGTTGCGCAAGATCGTCAAGAATCGCGGCCACTTCCCCAGCGACGAGGCCGCCAGCAAACTGCTGTATCTGGCCTTGCGCAACATCGAAAAGGATTGGAAGATGCCACCTATCACCTGGCGGCAAGCAGTCAATCAGTTCGCCATTCTGTTTGGCGAGCGATTCACCTCCGCCATGAGCTGA
- a CDS encoding LysR family transcriptional regulator has translation MKTYDLNLLRTLDALLAAGSVTGAADRLHLSVPATSHALARLRELTGDPLLVRAGRRLVPTPRAVALREPVAQWIAQAAALVQAPRGDDLAATERSFVVRAPDGFAIAFGGALGAALAAEMPRAQLRFVTETQDDDGALRDGRVDLDIGTFRPREPEIEVVDLFPQSLIAVVRAGHPFAARPATARRYAAQSHIDVQRRAGAPSAVDDALAALGLARRVVLTVANASAAPVIAARGDFVATLSERLGRAMAPGLGLVVVPLPFLPRGETVVMAWHPRHAADPAHAWLRRQVPAAIAAAGAAQGYRMVSAPSTT, from the coding sequence ATGAAAACATATGACCTGAACCTGCTGCGCACGCTGGACGCGTTGCTGGCCGCCGGCAGCGTCACCGGCGCCGCCGATCGGCTTCACCTGAGCGTGCCGGCGACCAGCCACGCGCTCGCGCGCCTGCGCGAACTCACTGGCGATCCGCTCCTGGTGCGCGCTGGCCGGCGCCTTGTGCCCACACCGCGTGCCGTGGCGCTGCGCGAGCCGGTGGCGCAGTGGATTGCGCAGGCCGCGGCGCTGGTGCAGGCGCCGCGCGGTGACGACTTGGCGGCCACTGAACGGAGCTTCGTCGTGCGCGCGCCGGACGGCTTCGCGATCGCCTTCGGCGGTGCCCTCGGCGCCGCGCTGGCGGCAGAAATGCCGCGCGCCCAGTTACGCTTCGTGACCGAGACACAAGACGACGACGGTGCGCTGCGCGACGGTCGCGTCGACCTCGACATCGGTACGTTCAGGCCGCGAGAACCCGAGATCGAAGTCGTCGACCTGTTCCCCCAATCTCTGATCGCGGTCGTGCGCGCCGGTCATCCGTTTGCCGCCCGCCCTGCGACCGCGCGCCGCTACGCAGCACAGTCGCACATTGACGTGCAGCGCCGCGCAGGCGCGCCATCGGCAGTCGATGACGCGCTGGCCGCGCTCGGCCTGGCGCGGCGCGTCGTGCTCACCGTGGCGAATGCCAGCGCGGCGCCCGTCATCGCCGCACGGGGCGACTTCGTCGCCACTCTCAGCGAGCGATTGGGGCGGGCGATGGCGCCCGGCCTCGGTCTCGTGGTGGTGCCGCTGCCGTTCCTGCCGCGCGGCGAGACGGTAGTCATGGCATGGCATCCGCGCCACGCAGCCGATCCGGCGCACGCGTGGCTGCGGCGGCAGGTGCCGGCAGCGATCGCCGCCGCCGGTGCCGCCCAGGGCTATCGGATGGTCTCGGCCCCTTCGACGACGTGA
- a CDS encoding PLP-dependent aminotransferase family protein, which yields MRQARYKQLVDRLADDIRAGRLRPGTRLPTHRDLAAREGLALVTATRVYAELQEMGLVSGETGRGTFVKEALPRGQGVDLLAWSADTVDLSFNYPALPDQTELLRTALRQLAAAGELEALLRYQPHGGREHEREVVARHLANRGVPASADTVLLTSGAQHGLTMTAMAALEPGDVVAVDALTYPGFKLAAEANRLELAPLPAGAQGPDLNALLHLCTQRRVRAVYTMPTLHNPLGWVMSASRRRQFVSIARQHGLLIIEDAAYAFLADDAPPPLASLAPETTVNVSSLSKSVATGLRVGFVCAPRELVPKLERTIRATTWNTPAIMTTMACGWIEDGTVARLEAAKRQDAAARQRLASEVLGGIKRISHPASYFVWLPLEEEVRADAIAMALMRERISVSTAHPFSTSGTVPRAIRLALGSVSMDALRHSLQAVARVIADHTY from the coding sequence ATGCGCCAGGCTCGCTACAAGCAACTGGTCGACCGCCTCGCGGACGACATTCGCGCCGGGCGATTGCGTCCCGGCACGCGGCTGCCGACGCACCGCGACCTTGCGGCGCGCGAAGGACTCGCGCTGGTCACAGCCACGCGCGTCTACGCTGAGCTTCAGGAAATGGGGCTGGTGAGTGGAGAAACCGGACGCGGCACGTTCGTCAAGGAGGCACTGCCCCGTGGCCAGGGCGTCGACTTGCTGGCCTGGAGCGCCGACACGGTCGACCTGAGCTTCAACTACCCCGCCTTGCCGGACCAGACAGAACTCCTTCGGACGGCGCTGCGCCAGCTCGCAGCCGCGGGCGAGCTGGAAGCGCTGCTTCGCTACCAGCCTCACGGCGGGCGCGAGCACGAACGCGAAGTGGTGGCACGGCATCTGGCGAACCGCGGCGTGCCGGCATCAGCGGACACCGTCCTGCTGACGAGCGGCGCCCAGCATGGATTGACGATGACAGCCATGGCCGCGCTCGAACCGGGCGACGTGGTAGCCGTGGACGCCCTGACTTACCCGGGATTCAAGCTCGCCGCCGAGGCCAACCGCCTGGAACTCGCGCCGCTTCCAGCCGGCGCACAGGGCCCCGATCTGAACGCATTGCTGCACTTGTGCACCCAAAGACGGGTTCGCGCCGTGTACACCATGCCGACGCTGCACAATCCGCTCGGCTGGGTGATGAGCGCAAGCCGACGTCGGCAGTTCGTCAGCATTGCGCGCCAGCATGGCCTGCTAATCATCGAAGACGCCGCCTACGCCTTCCTGGCCGATGATGCACCGCCTCCGTTGGCGTCGCTCGCGCCGGAGACAACAGTGAATGTATCGAGCCTGTCAAAGAGCGTGGCAACGGGGCTGCGCGTCGGCTTTGTTTGCGCCCCGCGCGAACTCGTACCCAAGCTCGAGAGAACCATCCGCGCGACGACCTGGAATACACCCGCGATCATGACAACCATGGCCTGCGGCTGGATCGAGGACGGCACGGTGGCAAGACTGGAAGCCGCCAAGCGACAGGATGCAGCGGCGCGCCAGCGTCTTGCCTCTGAAGTGCTCGGCGGGATCAAGCGAATCAGTCATCCCGCTTCGTACTTCGTCTGGCTTCCCCTGGAAGAGGAGGTCCGCGCGGACGCGATCGCCATGGCGCTGATGCGGGAGCGGATCTCGGTCTCCACGGCGCATCCGTTCTCTACGTCCGGTACGGTTCCGCGTGCGATACGGCTGGCGCTGGGCTCCGTCAGCATGGACGCGCTCAGGCATTCACTTCAGGCGGTGGCCCGCGTGATTGCCGATCATACCTACTGA
- a CDS encoding zinc-binding dehydrogenase: MRTALQLRSKIKSSGELELSLDSIDTPHPGPDEVLIRIEASPLNPSDLGLLFGAADMSTAKASGTAERPVVTARVPEGAMRSMAGRLDVSMPVGNEGAGLVVDAGSSPAAQALMGKTVAAIGGAMYSQYRCIPADQCLVLPEGATPADGASSFVNPLTALGMVETMRLEGHSALVHTAAASNLGQMLNQICLKDGIKLVNIVRKQEQVDLLKAQGAVHVCNAASPTFMQDLTEALVATGATIAFDATGGGKLGGQILTCMEAALNKSAREYSRYGSTTHKQVYLYGGLDTSPTEFNRNFGMAWGMGGWLVFPFLQKIGRERANALKQRVVAELKTTFASHYSKEISLAEALDLDVIAVYNKRATGEKYLINPNKGLAG; the protein is encoded by the coding sequence ATGCGCACCGCACTTCAACTTCGTTCGAAAATCAAGAGCAGCGGTGAACTCGAGTTGTCGCTAGACAGCATCGACACGCCGCACCCCGGCCCGGATGAAGTGCTCATCCGCATTGAAGCCTCTCCCCTCAACCCGTCCGATCTCGGTCTGCTGTTCGGTGCTGCTGACATGAGCACAGCCAAGGCCAGCGGCACGGCCGAGCGCCCCGTAGTCACCGCGCGTGTTCCGGAAGGCGCGATGCGCAGCATGGCGGGCCGCCTGGATGTGTCCATGCCGGTTGGCAATGAGGGCGCGGGCTTGGTCGTCGATGCAGGCTCGTCCCCTGCGGCGCAAGCCTTGATGGGCAAGACTGTGGCTGCCATCGGCGGCGCGATGTACTCGCAGTACCGCTGCATTCCCGCGGACCAGTGCCTGGTCCTTCCCGAAGGCGCCACGCCTGCTGACGGCGCGTCGTCATTCGTCAACCCGCTCACCGCACTGGGCATGGTTGAGACCATGCGGCTCGAAGGACATAGCGCCCTGGTGCACACCGCCGCGGCGTCCAACCTGGGCCAGATGCTCAATCAGATCTGTCTCAAGGATGGCATCAAGCTGGTGAACATCGTGCGGAAGCAAGAGCAGGTGGACCTGCTCAAGGCACAAGGTGCGGTCCACGTCTGCAACGCCGCGTCGCCCACGTTCATGCAGGACCTCACCGAGGCACTCGTCGCCACTGGCGCAACGATCGCGTTCGACGCCACGGGCGGCGGCAAGCTCGGCGGCCAGATCCTCACCTGCATGGAAGCAGCCTTGAACAAGTCGGCCCGCGAATACAGCCGCTATGGCTCGACCACCCACAAGCAGGTCTACCTTTACGGCGGCCTGGACACAAGCCCGACCGAGTTTAACCGCAACTTCGGCATGGCGTGGGGCATGGGCGGCTGGCTGGTGTTCCCGTTCCTGCAAAAGATCGGGCGCGAGCGGGCCAACGCGCTGAAGCAACGCGTGGTGGCGGAGCTGAAGACCACCTTTGCCAGCCATTACTCGAAAGAGATCTCGCTGGCCGAGGCACTGGACCTGGACGTGATCGCCGTCTACAACAAGCGTGCGACGGGGGAGAAGTACCTGATCAACCCGAACAAGGGCCTGGCTGGATAA
- a CDS encoding NAD(P)H-binding protein, whose translation MTPLLDIDFPILVTGAAGAVGAIGRSVTEMLLAQGHKVRAMVRREDARAEGLRRLGAEVVVGDLTDLASVHCAVEGCKRIYFGMSVSAAYLEATVNIAAVARHHGVEAIVNISQMTITQMSITETTDSPQHKLHWLAEQALAWSGLPVVTMRPTVFLEGFFLAAAATGVRDSDALVLPLGGGRTAPISAVDVALAVALVLDEPAAHIGRIYNLTGPESTDLTHFAKIFSEVLGREIIYRDVPVDAWIGRMRDAGLPAHLLAHLAAMARLHQQGRYDRMTDDFTRLTGRAPMSMREFVEAHAAEFTRAAATA comes from the coding sequence ATGACCCCCCTTTTAGACATCGATTTTCCCATCCTCGTGACCGGCGCCGCCGGGGCGGTCGGCGCCATCGGCCGCAGCGTCACCGAGATGCTGCTGGCCCAGGGCCACAAGGTGCGCGCCATGGTGCGACGGGAGGACGCGCGCGCGGAAGGCCTTCGCCGCCTCGGCGCTGAGGTGGTAGTGGGCGACCTGACCGACCTCGCGTCGGTGCATTGCGCCGTCGAGGGCTGCAAACGCATTTACTTCGGCATGTCGGTCTCCGCGGCCTATCTCGAGGCCACCGTCAACATTGCTGCTGTCGCCCGTCACCACGGCGTCGAGGCCATCGTGAACATTTCGCAGATGACGATCACGCAAATGAGCATCACCGAGACAACCGACAGCCCCCAGCACAAGCTGCACTGGCTCGCCGAGCAGGCGCTTGCGTGGTCCGGCCTGCCGGTCGTCACGATGCGGCCGACGGTGTTCCTGGAAGGCTTCTTCCTGGCGGCCGCCGCGACGGGCGTGCGCGACAGCGATGCGCTCGTGCTGCCACTTGGCGGCGGCCGCACCGCGCCCATCTCTGCGGTGGACGTCGCGCTCGCCGTCGCCTTGGTGCTGGACGAGCCGGCTGCGCACATCGGCCGCATCTACAACCTCACCGGTCCCGAGTCGACCGACCTGACGCATTTCGCGAAGATCTTCTCCGAGGTGCTCGGGCGCGAGATCATCTACCGCGACGTGCCGGTTGACGCCTGGATCGGCAGGATGCGCGACGCCGGTCTTCCGGCGCATCTGCTGGCGCACCTCGCCGCGATGGCGCGCTTGCATCAGCAGGGCCGCTACGACCGCATGACGGACGACTTCACGCGGCTGACGGGCCGTGCGCCGATGAGCATGCGCGAGTTCGTGGAGGCGCACGCTGCGGAATTCACCCGAGCCGCCGCGACCGCCTGA